In Methanomicrobium antiquum, one DNA window encodes the following:
- a CDS encoding TIGR00269 family protein, with protein sequence MSASGTGSENKCGLCGKPAVIRLSNSKIRLCSGHFIEEAENRVYAHIRNNEMISPGDRILVGLSGGKDSTALLLMLHSYLSDFKEAELVAVTVDEGISGYREETVEAAVNLASELGIEHHIISFDEIFDTNLDKIVAGKDVRACSVCGVLRRRALIIAAKRFGATKIATGHNLDDEAQSVLMNLLRGDLPTLMQDTSSGYPGYFIPRIKPLSVLFEKEIITYLLLRDFYRDLPECPYAGTAMRLEVRIMLAELEQRHSGTKGHLMKFQETLKQSCSEKPKGKFYNCRICGEISSSEVCQVCRLLKHE encoded by the coding sequence TTGTCAGCATCAGGTACAGGCTCTGAAAACAAGTGCGGCCTCTGCGGAAAGCCGGCAGTAATCCGGCTTAGTAATTCCAAAATAAGGCTATGCAGCGGGCACTTTATAGAAGAGGCGGAGAATCGGGTATATGCTCACATAAGAAATAATGAGATGATTTCTCCAGGAGACAGAATTCTCGTAGGCTTAAGCGGGGGAAAAGACAGCACAGCCCTTCTTCTTATGCTTCATAGTTACCTTTCAGATTTCAAAGAGGCAGAACTTGTTGCAGTGACGGTTGATGAGGGGATTTCAGGATACCGTGAAGAGACTGTTGAAGCGGCAGTGAACCTTGCCTCAGAGCTTGGTATTGAGCATCACATAATCTCTTTTGATGAAATTTTTGATACAAATCTTGACAAAATTGTCGCCGGAAAAGATGTTCGTGCATGCAGTGTCTGCGGGGTTCTTAGAAGGCGGGCACTAATTATTGCTGCAAAACGATTTGGTGCAACAAAAATTGCAACCGGTCATAATCTTGATGATGAGGCACAGTCGGTTCTCATGAATCTTCTCCGCGGGGATTTACCCACACTGATGCAGGATACATCATCAGGATATCCGGGATACTTCATTCCAAGGATTAAACCCCTCTCTGTTCTTTTTGAAAAAGAGATTATAACTTATCTTCTTCTCAGGGACTTCTACCGCGACCTTCCCGAATGCCCGTATGCAGGCACTGCCATGAGATTGGAAGTTCGCATTATGCTTGCCGAACTGGAGCAACGTCATTCCGGCACAAAAGGGCATCTTATGAAATTTCAGGAGACATTAAAGCAATCCTGCTCTGAAAAACCTAAAGGCAAATTCTATAACTGCCGAATTTGCGGTGAAATCTCAAGCAGCGAAGTCTGCCAGGTATGCAGGCTTTTAAAGCATGAATGA
- a CDS encoding thiamine S protein has translation MPDKSIKNISSSAPIEEILLGLGLNPASFIVVKNGSVVPEDVSAGEDDEIKLITISHGG, from the coding sequence TTGCCGGATAAAAGTATAAAGAATATTTCTTCATCGGCACCAATAGAAGAGATTCTCCTGGGGCTTGGTTTAAACCCTGCTTCTTTTATTGTTGTAAAGAACGGAAGTGTTGTTCCTGAGGATGTAAGTGCAGGTGAAGATGATGAAATAAAACTCATTACAATTTCACATGGCGGATGA
- a CDS encoding radical SAM protein, with protein sequence MRNMTAEDKAYLISIGSADIDSELLLENTLKTKATAGPGAGGESFFIRSGERRVRLSINSSSTLKVIKSGDGVAVIEGDKQIAEGMLEFPLCHCPGQAYITVSEHCIYDCKFCPVPKLEGGIKKPETVLKMVEEACEKGDISAISLTGGVFESPEKEVERMALIVKMLREKYDLPIGVSVYPTSDSAKILKNAGADEIKYNVETMDAEIFEKVCPGLSLDFILESLKGAVDIFGRNSVSSNFIIGLGEDDECVKNGVTRLSEMGIIPNLRPISQSPLRIGEIKIERPTAERLIRLSAMTRDILKKNNLDAGLAKTMCLPCTGCDLTPFRDI encoded by the coding sequence ATGCGCAACATGACAGCTGAAGATAAAGCATATCTCATCAGCATCGGCTCAGCAGACATAGATTCTGAATTGCTGCTTGAGAATACATTAAAGACAAAGGCTACCGCCGGTCCGGGCGCGGGCGGGGAATCTTTTTTCATCAGATCAGGTGAAAGGAGAGTCCGCCTTTCAATAAATAGCTCATCAACACTGAAAGTAATCAAAAGTGGTGATGGAGTAGCTGTAATTGAAGGTGATAAACAGATTGCCGAAGGTATGCTTGAGTTTCCGCTCTGTCACTGCCCCGGGCAGGCTTACATCACAGTCAGTGAACACTGCATCTATGACTGCAAATTCTGCCCTGTCCCTAAACTTGAAGGCGGCATAAAAAAACCGGAAACAGTTCTTAAAATGGTTGAAGAAGCCTGTGAAAAAGGAGATATTTCTGCAATTTCTCTTACCGGCGGTGTTTTTGAATCACCAGAGAAAGAAGTGGAGCGTATGGCTCTGATAGTAAAGATGCTTCGTGAAAAATATGACCTTCCAATAGGTGTTTCAGTATATCCAACTTCAGATTCTGCAAAAATTCTAAAAAATGCCGGTGCAGATGAGATAAAATATAATGTTGAAACGATGGACGCTGAAATCTTTGAAAAAGTTTGTCCGGGCCTTTCCCTGGATTTCATCCTTGAAAGCCTCAAAGGAGCAGTAGATATTTTCGGCAGAAATTCAGTTAGTTCAAACTTTATTATTGGTCTTGGAGAGGATGATGAATGCGTCAAAAACGGTGTTACAAGGCTTTCCGAGATGGGCATTATTCCAAATCTTCGACCAATTTCACAATCTCCCTTAAGAATAGGAGAAATTAAAATTGAACGACCTACAGCAGAGCGCCTTATCAGACTTTCTGCGATGACGCGCGATATATTAAAGAAGAACAACCTTGATGCAGGACTGGCAAAAACAATGTGCCTGCCATGCACAGGATGTGATTTAACGCCATTTAGAGATATCTGA
- the nadA gene encoding quinolinate synthase NadA, which produces MQKQNNKTDTKSTLQQITSLKKKRDATILAHNYQLPEVQDIADIVGDSLELARAAANLESEVIVFCGVDFMAETAAVLSPEKTVILPVADAQCPMAEMITAGEVKVLRERFPEAAVVAYVNTSAEVKAESDICCTSANAVAVVESLDEQEIIFLPDRNLAAYVARFTKKQILPWEGFCYVHDRITSDDLKTARSFHPDAEVLVHPECRSEVIDLADHVFSTSGMVRHACKSRSKEFIIGTEVGLLHQLEKKCPGKIFYPLSETAVCINMKKTELSDVLDSLKSLKPRIVVSNEVAIKAKKAIERMLDIT; this is translated from the coding sequence ATTCAAAAACAAAATAATAAAACAGACACAAAATCCACTTTACAGCAGATAACTTCACTGAAAAAAAAAAGAGATGCAACTATTCTTGCACACAATTATCAGCTGCCGGAAGTGCAGGATATAGCTGATATTGTAGGAGATTCGCTCGAACTTGCAAGAGCGGCGGCAAATCTTGAATCAGAAGTAATTGTATTCTGCGGTGTTGATTTCATGGCAGAAACCGCAGCAGTGTTATCACCTGAGAAAACAGTTATTCTGCCTGTAGCAGATGCACAATGCCCGATGGCTGAGATGATAACCGCAGGAGAGGTTAAGGTACTTCGTGAACGCTTCCCTGAAGCCGCTGTTGTTGCATATGTGAATACATCTGCGGAAGTAAAAGCTGAAAGTGATATCTGCTGCACATCTGCAAATGCGGTCGCTGTAGTTGAGTCCCTTGATGAGCAGGAAATAATATTCCTGCCCGATCGAAATCTCGCTGCATATGTGGCACGGTTTACCAAAAAACAGATTTTGCCGTGGGAGGGTTTTTGTTACGTTCATGACAGAATAACATCAGATGATTTGAAGACTGCAAGAAGTTTTCATCCGGATGCTGAAGTTCTTGTTCACCCTGAGTGCCGTTCGGAGGTTATTGATCTGGCAGACCACGTCTTTTCAACATCAGGAATGGTTCGCCATGCCTGCAAAAGCCGTTCAAAGGAATTTATTATAGGAACTGAAGTCGGACTTTTACACCAGCTTGAAAAGAAATGCCCCGGCAAAATATTTTATCCGCTCTCAGAGACAGCAGTGTGTATAAATATGAAGAAAACAGAATTGTCTGATGTCTTAGACTCCTTAAAAAGCCTGAAACCCCGGATTGTAGTTTCAAATGAAGTTGCCATAAAGGCAAAAAAAGCAATTGAGAGGATGCTTGATATAACCTAA
- a CDS encoding molybdenum cofactor biosynthesis protein MoaE, with amino-acid sequence MIEISVRVTNDDADIAKLVESAKSSAMGAIVVFDGIVRDDDIEWIELSAYEEGALYEFEAIREDAIKKFGLLSVDIIHRTGRLKPGDNILIIVVGSPHRKDAFFGCEYILEEIKRRAPVWKKEFRKGEEQWVDAHINKKNIE; translated from the coding sequence GTGATTGAAATATCTGTAAGAGTTACAAATGATGATGCGGATATAGCAAAGCTTGTAGAAAGCGCTAAATCGAGTGCAATGGGTGCAATTGTTGTATTTGACGGGATTGTCAGAGATGATGATATTGAGTGGATTGAATTAAGCGCATATGAAGAGGGTGCGCTCTATGAATTCGAGGCAATAAGAGAGGATGCAATTAAAAAATTCGGGCTTTTATCGGTTGATATTATTCACAGAACCGGACGCTTAAAACCCGGCGACAATATCCTGATAATTGTTGTGGGTTCTCCTCACCGAAAAGACGCATTTTTTGGATGTGAATACATCCTTGAAGAGATTAAGAGAAGGGCACCTGTGTGGAAGAAGGAATTTCGAAAGGGTGAAGAGCAATGGGTTGATGCCCACATAAATAAAAAAAATATTGAATAA
- a CDS encoding MoaD/ThiS family protein → MKLKIKFFARFAEIFPKETDFEYDGENTIYEALKMFCEKYPKGTESIFNQDGSFQDYVLIMHNFVRIDKDNVKTIQIVSGDEIAVYPPVAGG, encoded by the coding sequence ATGAAGCTAAAAATAAAGTTTTTTGCCAGATTTGCAGAAATTTTTCCAAAAGAGACTGATTTTGAGTATGACGGTGAGAATACAATATATGAAGCATTAAAGATGTTTTGTGAAAAATATCCAAAAGGAACTGAGAGTATCTTCAATCAGGACGGAAGTTTTCAGGATTATGTTCTGATTATGCACAATTTTGTCAGAATTGATAAGGATAATGTAAAGACAATCCAAATCGTTTCCGGTGATGAAATTGCAGTTTACCCGCCGGTTGCAGGGGGGTGA
- a CDS encoding transcriptional regulator has protein sequence MDLPCQKIVWDVIPAIRAALAEELVGMGVSSLQASKLLGIAPSAVSQYLSKKRGYRIEFESEVREELKLLAEDLKDGKVKDLTSRMCAICKIIRTDDGCGE, from the coding sequence ATGGATCTACCCTGTCAGAAAATAGTATGGGATGTCATCCCTGCAATACGCGCCGCTCTTGCAGAAGAGCTTGTCGGAATGGGTGTTTCAAGTCTTCAGGCATCAAAACTGCTTGGCATAGCACCATCGGCAGTCTCACAGTATCTTTCAAAGAAGAGAGGGTACAGAATTGAATTTGAAAGCGAGGTCAGAGAAGAATTAAAACTGCTTGCAGAAGACCTAAAAGATGGAAAAGTGAAAGATCTGACATCAAGAATGTGCGCCATATGTAAGATTATCAGAACAGATGACGGATGCGGCGAATGA
- the larE gene encoding ATP-dependent sacrificial sulfur transferase LarE has protein sequence MKSKTETKFNKLKEDLSSGKSLAIAYSGGVDSSLLSAVAVEILGDNVLGIFLNSPLIPNREYNNAVKTAAEIGLRLKVIDFDPFLVEGLSSNPKNRCYICKSHIAGKIKEFLKDYDITAIADGQNVSDLGEYRPGIKASDEAGILHPFIKAGINKDEIREIARELALSFADKPSSACLASRIPYGDEINPKKLGMVERAEDILFSLGFNNFRVRLHGDIARIEVLPSDFLTLLENKDFIIKELKNTGFKYICLDIGGYRSGSMDEV, from the coding sequence ATGAAGAGCAAAACTGAAACTAAATTCAATAAATTAAAAGAAGACCTCAGCTCCGGAAAATCACTTGCAATTGCATATTCAGGAGGGGTTGACAGTTCTCTTCTTTCAGCAGTTGCTGTAGAAATTCTTGGTGACAATGTTCTGGGAATTTTTTTAAACAGTCCTCTGATACCAAATAGAGAATATAATAACGCAGTGAAAACTGCCGCTGAAATAGGACTCCGGTTAAAAGTTATAGACTTTGATCCGTTTCTTGTGGAGGGTCTTTCCTCAAACCCTAAAAACCGGTGCTATATCTGCAAAAGCCACATCGCCGGAAAAATAAAAGAGTTTCTCAAAGACTATGATATAACTGCCATAGCTGACGGGCAGAATGTCTCAGACCTTGGTGAGTACAGGCCGGGAATAAAGGCATCAGATGAGGCAGGGATACTGCATCCCTTCATTAAAGCCGGCATTAACAAAGATGAAATTCGCGAGATTGCACGCGAACTTGCACTTTCATTTGCAGACAAACCATCTTCAGCCTGCCTTGCCTCAAGGATACCATATGGCGATGAGATAAATCCAAAAAAGCTGGGAATGGTTGAAAGAGCTGAGGACATCCTCTTTTCACTTGGATTTAATAATTTCAGGGTAAGGCTTCACGGCGATATTGCAAGAATTGAAGTTTTGCCTTCGGATTTTTTGACACTTCTTGAAAATAAGGATTTTATCATAAAGGAATTAAAAAATACCGGATTTAAGTATATCTGCCTTGATATCGGCGGTTACAGAAGCGGAAGTATGGATGAAGTATAA
- the cysE gene encoding serine O-acetyltransferase, with amino-acid sequence MPFRLQEDIRAIKSKDPAARSAIEVMFCYPGLHALWFHRRSHWLWNHGLKFFARLLSHISRFLTGIEIHPGAKIGRRVVIDHGMGVVIGETAEVGNDVLIYMGVVLGGTALLNVKRHPTVEDDVVIGSGASVLGPITLGKGSKVGAGAVVVRSVPAGATVVGVPGRIAGPEGNIESGNGGPESMPDPMLRVISRLLDRQSQLEDRILSMEKAFLSGGSPVISSEMVCKNEILEALKEVIDPEVGIDIVDLGLVKEVRVQGNEAIIDMILTSKTCPLVNYLKSQVERKALGICGIDSVLVNILDEPWNWDRFVRQDGNLKKI; translated from the coding sequence TTGCAGGAAGATATCAGAGCAATAAAGTCAAAAGACCCTGCAGCCCGCTCTGCAATTGAGGTAATGTTTTGCTATCCGGGACTTCATGCACTATGGTTTCACAGGCGTTCGCACTGGCTGTGGAATCACGGACTAAAATTTTTTGCAAGACTTCTCTCTCATATAAGCCGTTTTTTAACAGGAATCGAGATACATCCCGGGGCTAAAATAGGACGCAGGGTAGTAATTGATCATGGTATGGGAGTTGTTATCGGCGAAACCGCCGAAGTCGGAAATGATGTTTTAATATACATGGGTGTTGTTCTTGGAGGAACTGCACTTTTAAATGTAAAACGTCACCCTACTGTGGAGGACGATGTTGTGATAGGTTCGGGTGCATCAGTTCTCGGCCCGATTACGCTCGGAAAAGGCTCAAAAGTCGGTGCAGGTGCAGTTGTTGTAAGATCAGTGCCTGCGGGTGCAACCGTTGTCGGTGTTCCCGGAAGAATTGCCGGACCGGAAGGGAACATTGAATCCGGAAACGGGGGCCCTGAGAGTATGCCTGATCCAATGTTGAGAGTTATAAGCCGGCTTTTAGACAGACAGAGTCAGCTTGAAGACAGAATATTAAGCATGGAAAAGGCATTTTTATCAGGGGGGAGTCCGGTAATAAGTTCTGAAATGGTCTGTAAAAACGAGATCCTTGAAGCTTTAAAAGAAGTCATTGATCCTGAAGTGGGTATTGATATTGTTGATCTCGGTCTTGTTAAGGAGGTCCGCGTGCAGGGAAATGAGGCAATAATTGATATGATTCTGACAAGCAAAACCTGCCCTCTTGTCAATTATCTTAAATCACAGGTGGAAAGAAAGGCGCTCGGAATCTGCGGAATAGACAGTGTTTTAGTAAATATTCTTGATGAACCCTGGAACTGGGACCGATTTGTCAGGCAGGATGGAAATTTAAAGAAGATATGA